In Crassostrea angulata isolate pt1a10 chromosome 6, ASM2561291v2, whole genome shotgun sequence, a genomic segment contains:
- the LOC128189495 gene encoding histone-lysine N-methyltransferase MECOM-like isoform X3 has protein sequence MKYIRNCSRSENQNLMAIQIEEEIYYKSMRDILPGDEMLIYPADPVCRMDAPDFSKLDDQGETNYPCDCGEVFRSKIALARHQTYACTHSNNVQNTPQKMSMDRNSEDESLDYKSVGNGDTDLSSEVPELGDHGEFKCDKCPRSFQWKSNLIRHQITHDSLKKFSCENCDKIFTDPSNLQRHIRSQHVGARSHACGECGKTFATSSGLKQHQHIHSSVKPFQCEVCLKAYTQFSNLCRHKRMHADCRQQIKCKDCGQAFSTVTSLSKHKRFCEGALRNGIHLGFPSDKISQLSLPSAVTPSHLNPALYMGMYRPPYPFYPPLGASFPVFPGGHPFPGLTSPISPSNPGKMSLQPTSPLGKASIPSHLSPRDRLFERHAEESGRNSVNSNSNDSPLSSGSDSDHSSASDAESESSSSKRPRTKSPSRGSPHQPWLPFSQSVKTERISPKPKDLPSPSHEKEEKNQDIPFDLSKATKSRSPSPAHSRTTASPKPSSGEQPLDLTRKAPKEITPPENTRKTHIFGLPCSGPDAKLHYAYPQFGTPSLIMDHLRLGKEKFQQSLHEVSKFMPFSRFPMSSSSYVAAAMGQFGAIKHESEEKGISAMMDKLPDSFPYTSSGNKIKERYGCKFCGKVFPRSANLTRHLRTHTGEQPYKCKYCERSFSISSNLQRHVRNIHNKEKPFRCTLCDRCFGQQTNLDRHLKKHETEGPNVRDSPIAEPDLESKDESYFAEIRNFIGKATDRELSMPVVETDNHQIVDRLPLESKMEDVDDDVEEEEEDDVMEEEEVESDRMDGSSRGSSPIK, from the exons ATGAAATATATACGAAACTGTTCACGCTCGGAAAACCAAAATCTGATGGCCATACAAATTGAAGAAGAA ATTTACTACAAATCAATGAGAGATATACTACCAGGCGACGAAATGCTCATCTACCCCGCCGATCCGGTCTGTCGAATGGACGCCCCGGACTTCTCCAAACTAGATGACCAAG gtGAGACAAATTACCCTTGTGATTGCGGAGAGGTGTTTCGGTCTAAAATTGCGCTAGCACGCCATCAGACGTACGCTTGTACCCATAGCAACAACGTCCAGAATACTCCACAGAAAATGTCCATGGACAGGAACTCCGAGGATGAGAGCTTGGACTATAAGAG CGTTGGTAATGGTGACACTGACCTGTCCTCGGAGGTCCCTGAGCTCGGAGACCACGGAGAGTTCAAATGTGACAAATGTCCAAGGTCGTTCCAATGGAAATCCAACTTAATTCGTCATCAG ATCACTCACGACTCACTCAAAAAATTCAGCTGTGAGAATTGCGACAAGATCTTCACCGATCCAAGCAACCTTCAGCGCCATATAAGATCCCAACACGTAGGAGCCAGGAGCCACGCCTGTGGAGAATGCGGAAAGACCTTTGCGACATCTAGCGGCCTGAAGCAGCATCAGCACATCCACAGCAGTGTCAAACCATTCCAATGTGAAGTCTGTCTCAAAGCCTACACCCAGTTCTCCAATCTCTGTCGCCACAAGAGAATGCACGCCGACTGTCGTCAACAGATTAAATGTAAGGACTGCGGCCAGGCCTTTTCTACAGTTACCTCTCTGAGCAAACACAAACGCTTCTGTGAAGGCGCTCTTCGAAATGGAATTCATCTAGGATTTCCATCTGACAAAATCAGCCAGTTAAGCTTGCCAAGCGCCGTCACCCCCTCCCACTTGAATCCAGCCCTGTACATGGGGATGTATCGGCCTCCCTATCCATTCTATCCTCCACTTGGAGCTTCGTTTCCAGTTTTCCCTGGTGGTCACCCATTTCCTGGTTTGACATCCCCGATTTCACCATCAAATCCCGGAAAAATGTCTCTACAACCGACCTCACCTTTGGGGAAAGCTTCCATTCCCTCTCACTTGTCACCACGTGACCGACTATTTGAGCGACACGCCGAGGAATCCGGACGTAATTCCGTCAACTCAAATTCTAACGACTCACCACTGAGTTCCGGAAGTGATTCGGACCACAGTTCTGCTTCCGATGCAGAAAGTGAAAGCAGCTCTTCAAAACGTCCAAGGACCAAGTCTCCTTCCCGGGGATCACCACATCAACCTTGGTTACCCTTTAGTCAGTCCGTAAAAACCGAGCGAATCTCACCAAAGCCCAAAGACCTACCTTCACCGAGTCACGAGAAAGAAGAGAAAAACCAAGATATTCCATTCGATCTTTCCAAAGCAACAAAATCACGATCTCCATCTCCTGCACATTCAAGGACCACTGCCTCACCCAAACCGTCATCTGGGGAACAGCCGCTTGACCTTACTCGTAAGGCCCCGAAAGAAATCACGCCCCCTGAAAATACGAGGAAAACTCACATATTTGGTTTGCCCTGCTCTGGCCCCGATGCCAAACTTCATTATGCCTATCCCCAGTTTGGAACCCCAAGCCTTATTATGGATCATCTGCGTTTAGGGAAAGAAAAATTCCAACAATCTCTTCACGAAGTCTCCAAATTCATGCCATTTTCACGATTTCCAATGAGCAGTTCTTCATATGTTGCTGCCGCCATGGGACAATTCGGGGCCATCAAACACGAAAGCGAAGAGAAGGGGATAAGCGCCATGATGGATAAACTACCAGACTCTTTCCCGTATACTTCTTCTGGGAACAAAATAAAGGAAAGATATGGATGTAAATTTTGTGGGAAAGTTTTTCCCCGCTCTGCTAATTTGACACGTCATCTTAGAACTCATACAGGGGAACAGCCTTATAAATGCAAATACTGCGAGAGATCTTTTAGCATTTCTTCTAATCTCCAGAGACACGTGAGAAACATTCACAACAAAGAGAAACCATTCCGTTGTACTCTCTGTGATCGATGCTTTGGCCAGCAAACAAATCTGGACCGACACTTGAAGAAGCATGAAACTGAGGGACCAAATGTTCGGGATTCACCGATTGCCGAACCCGATCTAGAATCCAAGGATGAATCTTACTTTGCTGAAATCAGAAATTTCATCGGAAAAGCAACAGATCGTGAACTGAGCATGCCTGTAGTTGAAACCGACAATCATCAAATCGTGGACCGTCTTCCTTTAGAAAGTAAAATGGAGGATGTTGATGATGACGTTGAAGAGGAGGAGGAAGATGACGTTATGGAGGAAGAGGAAGTAGAAAGCGACAGAATGGACGGAAGTTCCCGCGGCAGCTCTCCCATCAAATAA